The DNA region GCAGCCATGGCCGCAGCGTCAGCGAGCTGATGCGCTGGAACAACCTTTCCAGCGCCAATCGCATCGACAAGGGCCAGGTCCTGCGCGTCGATCCGCCCGGCGGCTCGGCCGCCAGCGGTTCGGGCGGCGCGTCCGTCAAGCGCGGGAGCGGCGGCGGCGGTGGCGGGAGCGGCGGCGAAACGGCGCCGCCCAAGCTGCCGCCCGGCGCACCCATCACCGACATCAAGCTGATCTGGCCCGCCCCCGGCACCGTCGCGCGCGGCTACGACGGCGGCCAGTCGCGCGGCCTGTCCATCGTCAACAAGGCCGGCACACCGGTCGTCGCGGCCGCCGCCGGCACCGTGGCCTACGCCAGCAACGGGCTGCGCGGCTACGGCAACCTGGTCATCGTGCGCCACGGGTCCACCTACCTGACCATCTACGCGCACAACCGCAAGCTGCTGGTCAAGCAGGGCCAGTCGGTCAAGCAGGGCCAGGCCATCGCCGAGATGGGCGACAGCGACAGCAAGCGCGTCGAGCTCTACTTCGAATTGCGCCGCGGCGGCAACGCCGTGGATCCCACCCGCGCCCTGCCGCCGCGATGACGCCCGCGCGTCCCGCCGTTCAACATGTGATATGTTGAACGGTTTTCCGCGCTCGCCTGCTTTCCGATGGCCCTGGTTCTGGCTCGTTTCGTTTTTGGTTTTTCGCTTTCCTGGATCGTGGCCGGCGTGCTGCTGCTGGCCACGCTGCTATGCATCCGGCTGGTGGGCATCGCCGTCGTCGCCTTCGACGACGAACGGCGCGGCAACGTGGCCGGGGCGATCGCCGTGGCCCTGCTGGTGGTCGGCGCG from Bordetella genomosp. 10 includes:
- a CDS encoding M23 family metallopeptidase, which codes for MPVFSVFDFRLPASRAPQRPWAARLSGLALVLLLAACASQGPVGPGYYRVQPGDTLTRIARSHGRSVSELMRWNNLSSANRIDKGQVLRVDPPGGSAASGSGGASVKRGSGGGGGGSGGETAPPKLPPGAPITDIKLIWPAPGTVARGYDGGQSRGLSIVNKAGTPVVAAAAGTVAYASNGLRGYGNLVIVRHGSTYLTIYAHNRKLLVKQGQSVKQGQAIAEMGDSDSKRVELYFELRRGGNAVDPTRALPPR